Genomic window (Leishmania infantum JPCM5 genome chromosome 27):
gcagagcgaGGTGCTGAGAAGGGAAGCAGGGAAAAGAGCTGCCGCACCACATCACCCACGAGCACGCGCCTTCACTGGAGCCTCTGCACCTTCTAAACCCGCTCTCTgtggccccctccctttctcacACCGGACTCTGTCGTCGCTATTCACAGGAGAGTGAAGAACTCCTTCGGCTCGTCGCCTTGCTCAACGtacagcgcacgcacatccgCAAGCACCTCTGTTACCGCGTCAGCCCTCTCCGCCACGCCTGCAGCGTTGGCACTGTCGCCAGGGAAGATGATGCTGCAGTTAGTCCATTCACCAGCCTCCAGTGACTCCACTGCCGCGGTCTGCACCGCCGGCTCGCTGGAGCTTAGCATGTGACGCACAAACGCGCCCACAACGTCGGCCGAGCTCTCCACTgcgtcggcaccgcgccACAGGTAAACGGTGGtgccgatgcgctgctggaaGCCAAGCGCGTAGCAGCGGTCTTCCTCGAGGTCGTCGAGGTCCGCAACAGCCACTTTCGTCCCCGCCGTAAACGGGTAGGCGTAGGCAAAGCTCTCCCCTTCCGCCATGCGCACGGCGacgtgcgcctgctcgtcgccgttgcgagcggcagcggcagcgagcgacAGGTCCGAGATGCCCTGCCGCGGAAGAGAAACGCCGGCAGGGCCCATGCTCGGCGTGAAAACCGCCGCCATAGCTGAAGAAGCAGCGGAAGGCAGAAATACGTCTTGGGGCTCGCTTGCCGCCGGTTCCGGCACtgagccggcagcggcagctggcaGACTGTCAGCACGGTTGCGGTACTGCGATGCAGAGGCGCCAGTTGATGAAGAGTACGCAGAGGCATTACTCGCAAGCCGATCACCCTCGCTCCCCCGTCGGAGCGAGCCGCCATTGCCAGAGGACGACACGCGCAGCTGTCGCGGCGTACGAGGTGTGTGCCGCCCGGTGCGGAACGAAGaggacgccggcgcaggaggaTTCACGGGTAGAAGAGGGTTCGGCAGCAGTGTCATGTGTCCAGTCGCGCTTGTCTGTTGGCCGCCTGAGACCCTTCCGCTGCTACTCGCGCCGACGCCCTTTGTAGCCCCTTCAcgtgcgtgccgccgcacccCTTCGCTGGCGTCCAGCCGATCCTCCTCGGCGGTATAGCAGCTCAGCATGGCGCCAAGTCGCGTGTTTGAGAGGAGAGCATCCCATTGCGACTGCCGCGCAAAGCGAATGCGCACCTGACTCGCGACGTGgagcgacagcagccgctgcgctaCCTCCGCCGACACAGCCGCAGTTGGAACAGGGAACGGGGAAGAGGACCGCGGCCACGAAGCCGGTGATATAGCCGGCAGCAGTCGCACCTGCCGCATCGGGTTGAAGTGCACGGTCTTCCCGGCGTTGGTGACACTtgtgcgcgcctcgccgTGGTAAAAGCTGAAGCGCAGCACCTGCCGgcaggcagcgagggcaCGTTCACTGTAGACTTTATTAAGACACTGCGATCCCATGACGACGCATCCCGTCACGACATCGACGTCTTCGTCACCGCTGGGGTCAGCACCGGGGCCCACATCGGTGCCCCGAGAGAGCCGTGGCCGATGCTTGCCCTTCTGCTTCGATCGtccggcgtcggcgctgctggcttcgcctgcagctcgcgcACCAGGCGCGAAGAGAAACAGGTAGCCCAAACGCGGGTCTAGTGACAACGTGTTGGgaagcgccggcggcgcaccgctcATGTCAGCCGCGCGCGTCAGGACatcgctgcgcagctgctggtgtgCTTCCTTGTcacgaggagagaggaagccAAGTGTCCGCCCCTCAGCAGAGCACGGGGAGGGTGGAGACGGCGGCAAGGAAGAGCGGgacgcgacggcgccggcgacggtcGAGGGCGTTTCGCAGTCAAAGTACGCTGTCAGCTGGTAGGAGAAGGGCATCGGTGACGTCGACGTGTACGGGGCGTAGGCAAACACGCtgttcagcagcggcgtggacAACTGCGCCTCCCACAGGCGCAGGTTCATGAAGAAGCCGAGGTTTGGATTGCACACGTTTCGGCGTGCCCGCACGAGCTCGTAGGCGCGGTCGTAGCACAGCCCCTGCTTCCACATGACGTAGGCGATAACAAACGTGCAGGAACGCGACACGCCCTGCTGACAGTGCACAAAGACTCGCCCCTGATGCCTCTCCACTGCGTCCTCGATGAAGGCGTTTACGACggcaaagagggagaagatcggctcatcggcggcgtcgctcagGCTGAGCGTCAAGTACCGGAAGAGGTCTGGGTAGAAGCTATCGATGCACCAGCTGACGGTGTTCACGATATGGGTGATGCCTttgcggaggagctgcgctcGATCCCGCGCtgcgtcctcgccgccgacAAAGAGGTACGGCAAAACCTGCGTCACCTCCGGCTGCGACGCCttcagccgctgcgcgcgttCCTGCTGGTTGTACACTTCATTGCACTCAGCGTCGTCTTCGAACGGCGGTGCTAATGCTACCCTGTAGCGACTCGTCGAGACGTTCTCGGTGCCGGCGTTGTGGCGGCTGGCGATTTCGTCCCTGCCTTGACCGCCCCCGTCGGCGCGATGGTGCTGGTGCCGTGTGTGAAGATGACGCTCGGCAGGGCAACTCTCCAGCTGCGCATTGTCCTTTCGGTTACGCGGAACGGAAGGCAGGCCTGCCGCTCGAGCAGGGCCGCTAGTGTGCTGCaacgccttctctctctgcccttTCTCCTCTGCGTTGATGAGCGGCTGCAGTttcggcaccgctgccgcctgagGGGACAAAGTGGACGCATCTGTGCTGCCCTCCtctgcagaggcgctgcggagcgTCGAGCGTgccttggcggcggcagcggcggctggcgCCGCAGGGCGGAGTGAGTCGAGCGGGAGACTGAAGACGGGAGTTTGTGTTGCAGATGTTGCAGAGGTCAGTGTGGCTGGGGGGGCGGACGAGGCATCTGGCGGAATCGTGCTGTCAACGCGGCAATCGCCGCTCGGCGTGCCTGACGCgagcgtcggcagcagcagcggtggcggtttGGGTGACGCTGAGTGCGTTGTCCAGGAGTGTCGAAGCGGTCTGCCCATACGGGAAGTCGTTGAGCCAGTTGCGGTGGGGTGTGCTGAGCCTGCGGGCCCCGTGGCTGCGGTACCAGCCGGTGCTGCCCGCTGCACATTGAGGGGCTGGGGCCCCTGTAGCCAGCTGGAGATGTTCAACGAGGGAATCGGCGGCATGATgccagaggcagcagcggcgccggcggccgcgccgtcgccatgTGTGTTGCGGCGCGGTGGATGGAACGACGAAAGCGGGTCAGAGCACCAGTTGCCCGCTCCGAACAGGGCTGCACTCGTGCTTGGCCcgcctgcagccgctccggATGCGCTACCGGGCACAGAGTAATGCGCCGAGTTCAGCGGGCTGGCCACGTCGCCCGTGTGCATCCACCGCGGCGTGCCGACACGGACCCCGTTCAGGACGCGGTAGATGGCGTTCAGGCTGTACAGCTCCGCAGGATTGGAGGACACCGCCGTGCTGGTCACGTGGTCGCTGACGCCACCAAATGCCCCTGTGTGACAACCGGTGCTGACCGGCGACGTGGTGTAgagggtggcggtgctgcttcgCTTGTCGAAGCGCATCACGGGCACGGCGACCGAGGAGGGGCGTGTGATGGCAAGGAGCTCCCGCCGCAGTTCCCTTGATGCCCTCAGAGTGGAGATCAGATACTGTAGAGACGAGTTTGAGGTGCCGAAACCGCTGTTGGAGTCGCTCACATCCCTGCCCATTCTGTTGCCCGTTATCACTgccgaggcagcgccgccgccgctcacATTCGACGACGCCTTGGAGCTTCTGCGCAGATTCCTTCCAGCAGCATTCACGTTGCTGCCGTTGTCGTGACACCCAGAGGTGACGTCGAGGGTGGGGTGCATGCTGTAGGCACGGATCACGGCCTCTACCTTGGCCGCGTGTAAGTTGTAGAACAGTCTTCGATCGAACTCGGCGCAGTCGAGAAAGAGTTTTTCAATGGCGCGGGCCGTGAACAacccggccgccgccgccatggcgTCTGCCTGCTTACCCGTGAGGAGGTGGACGCTGAAGTGAAAGCTAGTggcgcgcggcgtcgcctgTGAGGACGTGGAGCGCGGGGACGCCTGCGGAAAccctccagcgccgctccCGTTCCCTGTGGCAGAcgatggtgccgctgcggcagcagcggccgtaGTGCTGCGCGGGGTCGGGCGGTCACTTGTCGACCCGTTCGTTCGTGGCGTCGCGGAGGGTGAGTACCAGtagctggcgccgctgccgtggctgaTGTTGGCGAGAGTCGGTCGCGTCATGTCACTCGAGAACGGTGTCGTGAGGCCGCGCGGGGTAAAGAGCTGCACCATGTCTCGCGGCCACTCAGTGTTCGTGTTGGCGCTCATCGCTGCGCTGGTTGCCAccgatcgcgcagcaccgctgggggtggcggctgaaggagaggaaggtgGCGGGGTAGCTGATCGGGTGTTCGTAACGCTTACGAACGGTGTTGCTGGCGTCGTGCTGGTCGGCGGCGTCCTCAGCATTGTTGATCGCTGAACGATAACGAGAACGTATACCTCCGCCGCCTGGACCTCGGCGTGGCGCGTGAGATCGACGGGCTGCACGGACACCTCGCGGAACAGCCACGAGTGCGGTGATAGTGGCGTCTCAGCCGGCGCCGATTCGGGCAGCGCCCCTAAACGACTGCTCGCGGGGCGCTGGGGGAAGCTGTCGTCGTTCGCGTTCGGCAAGGAGCGATCTGCTGCtatcgcagcagcagtggctgcTTCACCGCTGTCCGCCACCTCATTCGGGTCGCTGTGACGAGAGCCATGAAGCTCGCGCGGACTCTGCAGTAAGTCTTGAGTTGGTCCACTGCGGTTTGTCGTCATGGTGTCGGCCAAAGATGGGATGGAGGCGCCTGCTGACTGTTTGCCCCACCCTTGATCGGATATCGCCTTCGGTGCACCACCGCTTGGCGCCGGTGAAGTCGTTGCTTCGTAGGAACCAAGGCGATGGCGGGTGCCCCTTCGGTCTagcacgcagcgcagcgcatgAAGCGATGTGTCGCACTCGGCGTACTGCCGCTCCATCTCCGCTATTATCTCCTTGCGAAACAGCGCACTAGCGCCACTGCCAGCAGAGTTACCGGCATCGTTGGGGAGCGTGTCGAAGAGCGATGGGGCGCGCGCCAACGCCTCGAGATCCtcgagggagaagggggcggcCGCAGTAGACACACGGTTGCCCATCtttcgctgccgcttcctctAAAGGCGGCTGTTGCTGACCTCCGATGAGCTTCTTGCCGACGGTACTTCGTTCCGCGCTGTGTCTCTCCCCCCAGCAACGTCGATCGACGCTCGTCGAAGTGttcgcagcacacacacacacaagcaaagaaATATATAAAGTGAGAGAGTGCCGCCAAGAGTAGAGAGCGCAAAATATGGCGAGAGGCCGACGACGGCCTCCCAAttgggcacacacgcacacaccaagagaaaggagaaggaggaggagggcggtcAACCACAGCAACGAGAAGAAAGACGGCGTGAGTGCCGTAATCGCCGACGGAGACCGGCAGCGAGGTaaaagaagaagcgggaCAGTGAAAGGCAGAAATGAAGACCAaggcagagcagcaacaCGGATGGGGGAAGATTGGGAGGAAAGCGAGAAGGGCGGGTGAGCCTCGAACACCAAGGGATAATACAAGACGaagcacacaacacacaacaTACAGCAGCAAAGAGCGACCTCCTTTCGTTTTTGTGTTTTCTCGTCCCTGCGCCTACTCACCTCTCCGCTCCCTCGCTCGTCCCCTTCGCAttcacccgcacacacaaagcagAACGTGTGCGCCtacggagggggaggggtgagcgagcacacacacacacgtgcacacgcctGATATCGTTTTGCGGTCCTCCCTGTTGTTCGGTGCTGTTCGTTCAGCAGTTGCTGTCGTTGGTGTGTTGTTTTGCTTATGGCCCTCTTATCGCCTGTCAGATTCAGGCATACAAGCGCCAaaggtgggagggagggaggggtggtgtGCACCCGTGGgtaagagggagggaggaagaaagggCACAGAAATGAAAAGGTATGCACGAGCGTATGGTGTGCGCGAGTGCATGTATATGTGGGTGTGCGCAACCTGTCACGATGCGCAAGAGCAGAGGAGAGCAGCgtagagagacagagaaatGTTGTCCAAAGAGAAAGACGCCAGAAAAGATAGGCGAAGCGGAAGGAAAGAGTGGAGATGGTTGatgcgccgcacacgcacaagcttGTCTTTATACGCAGTCACTGCGGGCAGTGCTGATCCCTGAACGCCACACGAATCACTGCGCACAAGCGCGGACGTCTGCAGCTGTTTGGGCtgtgtatatgcatgtaGGTCGCTTCTGCGGGCTGGGGATTGATGGATGGATGACAGCCACCCAGCTCTCaggcgggagaggaagggggtgggggaggggggggcatcgatcgcatgcatgcatgcaaaTATACGCACTACGCGGAAAAGCAACAGGCCTCATTGCGGATCGACCACTTTGAAGATGCTGCGGTGATGTTGACTGTGTTCGTTGTTCCTTCACGTTTGCCTCTTTTCTTGTTGCAAGTCATCATCGAGGAAAGAAAGGGAGCCGGTCACGACACCAACGTCATGTcagggcagcggcacacgcacacaagcacgcaacGAGAGAGCACGAGGCACAGCAGCCAAAAATGtacatatgcatatatatatatataagaATCGGCCGGGCCATGAAAAAGGAGCGGGGAAAAGGTGCCCatgctctgctgccgcctgtgcgcgcatgcTTGTGAGCCGCCGCATCCGACACACAGGCAAATGAAGGAGAGCACATGTACATATGTAAATAGACGGGAAAGCGCGCATCCGTCCCCCGCAtgcgagcacgcgcacgcggagaAGCGACCCGCTCCAGAACAGGCGTACAGCACAACAACGAAAACGAGAAGGGAGGGTCTTCTATTTTACATGAAGCACACACATGAAaatgtgcgcgcgcgtcggtGGTAAGAGCACTCAGGAGGCCgagggaaaaagagaagggcacacgcaccggcaGAGACGGAGCGAGAAGCGCAACAAGAGAGGAAGCCGTTTGATTGATGCTATTCGattttttgtgtgtgtctgtcgtGTATGGGGAGTGAACGGTGGACATGTGCGTACGGAGAGGCCGTCACGCACGTTCGTGGGCGGGCGCGTATGCGTGAACATGCGCAGATGCTtggccctcctcctccccctccgtcgcatacacacacacacacacgcacacacctgcacacactGACACCCAGATGCGTTCCTTcaccgcagcacctctgTCTCCGCTTTCGTGCGTGTTCTCCGAATCATCACGGTTCTTCGGGTGCCTCGCGCACCGACTGAACGTAGTTGATCGGGAACAGTCCTGTACGCTGGTTACACACGCCTTTAAACCAACCCTCCTCCGGGGCGCGGCTGATGCATACGATTTGTTGCCCGGCCTCAAAGGTCAGCTCATCTGGCGCGCGGGCGCGGTAGTCGAAGAGCGCCTGGAACGTCGTCCCTTCCAtgtgcgtcggcggtggcgcaggggCAGCAGATACGACCGCGGCGGCATTAGCGGCGCTCGTGTGGATGACGGAGCCGTTGCTGTTCACCACGTGCGTCGTCGAATATGCTACCTGCCGCGAAGTGTGAGGCGAGGCGGTCGCACCGCTTGCCGTGCCCTTCGAGGGCAACGATGTGTTTGTACCACTGGCGCCGCCAGAGCGCGTACCGTCCTGCTGAATCATCGCGTGCACTCGCTCAACGAAGCCCAGCGGCGATGACTTGACTAGTGATGTGCCTGTGGCAGTCGGCTTGATACCCGCAGCACTGCCAGCGTGTTGCACCGACCCGCGCGTCCTTGAGGACTTCATGTCGTCAACATTCCTCACATtgcacagccgctgctggcgtcgaTGCTGGTTGCGCGTCGACATCTTCTGCGTCTCTATATCGCCCCGCAGCTTCTCGATCGCGGCCGTCTCGCGCACAACCGTCGCTGCACTGTCGCTCTCCGAGTTGATGAGGGTGCGGTAGTCTAGCATGGTGCTCCAGCGACTGAGGTTCATCTTCTCTACAATAATGCGAGGGTGCACGTACGCGATGCCAGCAAAGTCGAGAGATCTCAAGGTCGGCGTGACGGCCCGCTCTGCCCGCTCTAGCTTGTGCCGGATGCGCATCACTTCTTCCGCCAcctcgtgccgctgcagcgccagccgctGGTCCGCCTCCACATACTCCTTCGCGTGCGGGTCCAGTGTGTCGGAGAGGATCTCACGGTGCATACTGTTCGCCCGCATTTCCTCGTCCATCTGCTTTAGCCGTCGCTCCTTGCGGTAGAGGTAGCGGCTGGCGGCGATGTAGTAGTCAGAGAAGCGCTTGAaatggtgctgctgcacgagccGCAGCATCTCCCCGAGTGCGTTCTGTTGCTTGTCATACTTGGCAGCAATGCTGTCGCAGCCGTCCAGCGCAAAGTCGTTGAGCGACGTCGCGAGGtcacgcgcggcggcggcattgTCGATTGTGTCCTGCAGCTTCTGCGCATgctccgcggcggcctgcAGGAAGCTCTCGtgcccgctccgccgccccgcctcgcgctcctccatctcgagccgccgctccacctccttgtgccgctgctgcgccagcgtcgccagcTCACTCGAGCATGTCTGCAGATCCTGAAAGAGGGTGAAGATGCGGTTCCACACGCTttgctgcttctccttgtTCTGCTGCAGGAACTCGTCGGATTCGGCGCGGTCGGCCTCGTAgcgcttgcgctgctgcgcgtcatCGGAGTTGTAGTTGGCCATCTGCTCCTGTATTTTGAGCATGTCCTC
Coding sequences:
- a CDS encoding paraflagellar rod protein-like protein, which encodes MTATVSLFERNKRVYLEEESKLQAIVSSDQFLRTFQSWLDQSISQLDFQYERCEQQLSELQQHVTAPKGAFWNSKAVIEHCNLHIAERRLVRRNIELDGDQHAELPAVIQLVSTLQQTKSHSFITPKQRRFIEECEAELKSVVFEPRDLVFITNALQTKLIDDGNTRGVFGDLTVFQNTIEELSPDIDQCEQLLEASIANGEMGLAEDISKRQLDVYEHILRLITDQYPAISNYYAESRNSERRRRWAVFRMVDRDITAVIEAKHRQIEACEEDMLKIQEQMANYNSDDAQQRKRYEADRAESDEFLQQNKEKQQSVWNRIFTLFQDLQTCSSELATLAQQRHKEVERRLEMEEREAGRRSGHESFLQAAAEHAQKLQDTIDNAAAARDLATSLNDFALDGCDSIAAKYDKQQNALGEMLRLVQQHHFKRFSDYYIAASRYLYRKERRLKQMDEEMRANSMHREILSDTLDPHAKEYVEADQRLALQRHEVAEEVMRIRHKLERAERAVTPTLRSLDFAGIAYVHPRIIVEKMNLSRWSTMLDYRTLINSESDSAATVVRETAAIEKLRGDIETQKMSTRNQHRRQQRLCNVRNVDDMKSSRTRGSVQHAGSAAGIKPTATGTSLVKSSPLGFVERVHAMIQQDGTRSGGASGTNTSLPSKGTASGATASPHTSRQVAYSTTHVVNSNGSVIHTSAANAAAVVSAAPAPPPTHMEGTTFQALFDYRARAPDELTFEAGQQIVCISRAPEEGWFKGVCNQRTGLFPINYVQSVREAPEEP